The following are from one region of the Anaeropeptidivorans aminofermentans genome:
- a CDS encoding ABC transporter permease: MWRYIGKRLLMIIPVLVGVTLLVFVVLSLAPGDPAVSILGDKATEADIEAKREELGLNDPILIQYLNYVSKAIKGDFGVSYKNQLSVMKQVLDRFPNTLIIAVGAILFSLVLGIPVGILSAKKQYSMIDNIAMIGALIGVSMPVFWMGLLMVIVFSLRLRLLPSSGMGEGFIPLMKSLVLPVVALGSYSLAMIARTTRSSVLEVIRQDYISTARSKGITERQVTTQHMLKNALIPIITAVGLQFGTLMGGSIMTETVFSWPGIGRLIVDSIKSRDIPMVMGSVIFLSVIFSFVNLLIDLLYAFVDPQIKSQYKGK; encoded by the coding sequence ATGTGGCGCTATATCGGAAAGAGATTATTAATGATTATACCTGTTTTAGTGGGGGTAACGCTTTTGGTATTCGTAGTCCTCTCTTTGGCCCCGGGAGACCCTGCCGTATCGATCCTGGGGGATAAGGCTACGGAAGCGGATATTGAGGCCAAGAGAGAAGAGCTTGGCCTCAACGACCCCATACTGATTCAGTATCTTAATTATGTAAGTAAAGCCATCAAGGGAGATTTTGGTGTTTCCTATAAAAACCAGCTTTCGGTCATGAAGCAGGTTTTAGACCGTTTCCCCAATACTTTAATTATTGCGGTGGGGGCTATTTTATTTTCTTTGGTGCTGGGGATTCCCGTAGGAATACTATCAGCAAAAAAGCAGTATTCCATGATTGATAATATCGCTATGATAGGAGCTTTGATAGGGGTTTCCATGCCTGTATTCTGGATGGGGCTTCTGATGGTTATTGTTTTTTCCCTTAGGTTAAGGCTTTTGCCCTCCTCAGGCATGGGGGAAGGCTTTATCCCTCTTATGAAAAGCCTTGTGCTTCCGGTCGTAGCATTAGGAAGCTATTCTCTAGCCATGATTGCAAGGACAACCCGTTCATCGGTTTTAGAGGTTATCCGACAAGATTACATAAGCACGGCCCGTTCCAAAGGAATCACCGAGCGTCAGGTTACCACACAGCATATGCTTAAAAATGCGCTTATACCCATTATTACGGCTGTGGGCCTTCAATTCGGAACCTTAATGGGCGGCTCTATTATGACGGAGACGGTGTTTTCCTGGCCGGGGATAGGCAGATTGATTGTGGATTCCATTAAATCCAGAGATATTCCTATGGTTATGGGCTCGGTTATATTTCTATCGGTTATATTTTCATTTGTAAACCTTCTCATCGATTTGCTCTATGCCTTTGTAGATCCGCAAATCAAGTCACAATATAAGGGGAAATAA
- a CDS encoding Nif3-like dinuclear metal center hexameric protein produces MLSEGVKAEDVYKALEAYFKPEECIDVFEIKGLQYHNTEIIKKVYTSTFASPSVFEEILRRNEHNVMLFSHHPVPPRPTENDPYPKIPEELKKRLKENEISFFAYHIPLDKSNFYSPSNTLGRALGLKPYGEFYIQNGSVLGALCEGAPERAEDFVINIEKALGHPVKLYPYGGEFIEGGRVAIMGGCARNTDVYDELRKKGINMMLTGVTNPAVSWTLDIHEEASKKSVSLIGGTHYSTERFSPVAMLDFFKKLGLQGEFIAEAPNLTDM; encoded by the coding sequence TTGTTAAGTGAAGGCGTAAAAGCAGAGGATGTTTATAAAGCCTTAGAGGCATATTTTAAACCGGAAGAATGTATAGATGTTTTCGAAATTAAGGGGCTTCAATATCACAATACGGAGATTATTAAGAAGGTTTATACCTCTACATTTGCTTCCCCCTCTGTGTTTGAAGAAATACTTAGAAGAAATGAACATAACGTAATGCTTTTTTCTCATCACCCGGTTCCTCCGAGACCCACGGAAAACGATCCTTATCCCAAAATCCCGGAAGAATTGAAAAAAAGGCTTAAAGAAAATGAAATCAGTTTTTTTGCCTATCATATACCTTTGGATAAAAGCAATTTTTATTCTCCAAGCAACACTTTGGGCAGAGCCCTTGGATTAAAGCCCTACGGAGAATTTTATATACAGAACGGTTCGGTATTGGGCGCTCTTTGCGAAGGAGCCCCTGAAAGAGCAGAGGACTTTGTTATTAATATTGAAAAGGCATTGGGCCATCCTGTAAAACTCTATCCTTACGGGGGAGAATTTATTGAAGGCGGGCGGGTAGCCATTATGGGAGGCTGTGCCAGAAATACTGATGTATATGATGAGCTTCGGAAAAAGGGCATCAATATGATGCTCACAGGGGTAACAAATCCTGCTGTCTCATGGACTCTTGATATCCATGAGGAGGCATCGAAAAAGAGCGTCAGCTTAATAGGGGGAACCCATTATTCTACAGAAAGGTTTTCGCCTGTTGCCATGCTTGATTTTTTTAAGAAACTGGGCCTTCAGGGAGAATTTATTGCTGAAGCTCCGAATCTTACGGATATGTAG
- a CDS encoding nickel-dependent lactate racemase family protein — translation MELEFGFGTETEKIELPEENLLEILLPNPVEYGLKGEAEVKRALLSPIGSKKLGEIVKPGEKIAIITSDVTRPLPTYKIMPALLDELYDAGVSPSDITLVFALGSHRRHTEAEKEKLAGKRAYSEITCVDGDTADCIHYGITSFGTPVDIVKVVAEADRRICLGNIEYHYFAGYSGGAKAIMPGVSTRAAIQNNHSYMIREEACAGRLSGNPVREDIEEAAAMVGVDFIINVVLDEHKEIIHAVAGDAVAAHRAGCNFLDGLYLKRIPEKADIVIVSQGGTPKDLNLYQTQKALDNAKHAVKKGGIIILIGSCREGLGEAVFEEWIREAKEPQNLIERIKTDFKLGGHKAAAIAMVLDNADIYLVSELEEDLVRKAFLKPYKKAQDAFDDAFNKLGKNATVIAMPYGGSTLPKLINYQ, via the coding sequence ATGGAGCTTGAATTTGGTTTTGGAACAGAAACAGAAAAAATTGAACTTCCCGAAGAAAACTTACTGGAGATTCTCCTTCCAAATCCGGTAGAATACGGTTTAAAAGGGGAGGCAGAGGTAAAAAGGGCCCTTCTTTCTCCTATAGGCTCAAAAAAACTTGGAGAAATTGTAAAGCCCGGAGAAAAAATAGCCATCATCACAAGCGATGTAACAAGGCCCCTTCCAACCTATAAAATAATGCCCGCACTTTTAGACGAACTTTACGATGCAGGGGTATCCCCGTCGGATATTACTCTTGTGTTTGCCCTTGGAAGCCATCGAAGGCATACGGAAGCCGAAAAGGAAAAGCTGGCAGGGAAAAGGGCATATAGCGAAATAACCTGCGTAGACGGCGATACAGCAGATTGCATACATTATGGAATAACATCTTTTGGAACGCCGGTAGATATCGTGAAAGTTGTAGCAGAAGCTGACCGCAGAATTTGTCTTGGAAACATAGAGTACCATTATTTTGCGGGCTACAGCGGAGGGGCAAAGGCAATTATGCCGGGGGTATCTACACGAGCCGCCATACAGAATAATCACAGCTATATGATAAGAGAAGAAGCCTGTGCCGGAAGGCTTTCCGGCAATCCTGTCCGGGAGGATATAGAGGAGGCCGCCGCCATGGTGGGGGTTGACTTCATTATAAATGTAGTCCTTGACGAGCATAAGGAAATAATTCATGCCGTTGCAGGGGATGCAGTTGCGGCCCACAGAGCAGGCTGTAACTTTTTAGACGGACTGTATTTAAAGAGAATTCCTGAAAAGGCAGATATTGTCATCGTATCTCAGGGAGGGACACCGAAGGATTTAAACCTTTATCAGACCCAGAAGGCTTTGGACAATGCCAAACATGCCGTAAAAAAAGGCGGTATCATAATCCTCATAGGTTCCTGCAGAGAGGGCCTTGGAGAAGCCGTCTTTGAAGAATGGATAAGAGAAGCGAAAGAACCTCAAAATCTTATTGAACGTATAAAAACAGATTTCAAGCTGGGAGGGCATAAGGCGGCGGCTATTGCAATGGTATTGGATAATGCTGATATATATCTTGTTTCGGAGCTTGAGGAGGATTTGGTAAGAAAAGCTTTTTTAAAACCCTATAAAAAAGCCCAAGATGCTTTTGACGATGCATTTAACAAACTTGGAAAGAATGCCACTGTCATTGCCATGCCCTATGGCGGTTCAACCCTTCCGAAATTAATAAATTACCAATAA
- a CDS encoding MetQ/NlpA family ABC transporter substrate-binding protein: protein MRRNLLALLLFAVILTLAGCKSAETKDNKEINVGVAFYPMKDILLLIEEDLKAEGYTLNIHEFSEYQTPNNLLKNKELDANMIQHDYFLQAFNNSNNSDLVTVQPIYHATFALYSKDYTALEEIPEGASITIPDDATNISRALHLLGQAGLLTFKDNKTVGITVEDIDSNPKNLQFEDRVPLTSLAQRYSETGLAIMYPTYAKSLELTGDEQRLYVEKQDDVTEGYAISLVARSDNKESAAIKALISHIKSDKVRQFLIDEYSWASNPAF from the coding sequence ATGAGGAGAAATTTATTAGCTTTACTTCTATTTGCGGTAATACTTACTTTAGCAGGGTGCAAATCAGCAGAGACGAAAGACAATAAAGAGATTAATGTAGGCGTTGCCTTTTATCCCATGAAAGATATTTTATTACTGATTGAAGAGGATTTAAAAGCAGAAGGGTATACCCTTAACATCCATGAGTTTTCAGAATACCAAACACCCAATAATCTTCTGAAAAATAAAGAATTAGATGCCAATATGATTCAGCATGATTACTTTTTGCAAGCTTTTAATAATAGCAATAATTCAGATTTAGTAACAGTACAGCCTATTTATCATGCTACTTTCGCATTATATTCAAAAGACTATACTGCCCTTGAAGAAATACCGGAAGGAGCAAGCATTACAATTCCAGACGATGCAACAAATATCAGCAGAGCATTGCATTTACTGGGTCAAGCAGGGCTGCTTACGTTTAAGGATAACAAGACCGTTGGGATTACCGTTGAAGACATCGATTCTAATCCGAAAAATTTACAATTTGAAGATAGGGTACCCTTAACAAGCCTCGCCCAAAGATATTCAGAAACAGGGCTTGCTATTATGTATCCTACTTATGCAAAGAGTCTGGAGCTGACAGGAGATGAGCAAAGGCTTTATGTTGAAAAACAAGATGATGTAACAGAAGGATATGCAATATCTTTGGTTGCCAGAAGTGACAATAAGGAGAGCGCCGCAATAAAAGCCTTAATCAGCCACATAAAAAGCGACAAAGTTAGGCAGTTTTTAATCGACGAATACAGCTGGGCAAGCAATCCCGCATTCTAA
- a CDS encoding DUF438 domain-containing protein: MSQEINNREYRKNVIKDLLRKLHEGQTVDDVKHEFDEAFSGVSASEISEAEQALIAEGLPVQEVQRLCDVHAAVFKGSIEEIHAPADASQMPGHPAHTLKAENRALEQLITEKIRPALQAFSDRKLAAEELAEEIEALKQIDKHYLRKENLFFPYMEQYGITAPPKVMWGVDDEIRALIKETSALAKAGDKAIVAKLEETLTRIEEMIFKEDNILLPMLLETLTPQEWKNIADESDELGYCLIDLPVSWQPTAAADAVSPPTTPESGDIALPTGFLSATELTHLFNALPVDITFVGKDDTVRYFSQGAERVFPRTKAIIGREVANCHPPASVHIVEGIIADLKSGKKDHEDFWIKMGGKYIYIRYFAVRDEKGEYLGVLEVTQDIASIQQIEGEKRLVSE, encoded by the coding sequence ATGAGTCAGGAAATTAATAATCGGGAATACCGCAAAAATGTGATTAAAGACCTTCTGCGTAAGCTGCATGAAGGCCAGACCGTAGATGACGTCAAGCATGAATTTGACGAGGCCTTCTCCGGGGTTTCCGCCTCGGAAATCTCAGAGGCGGAGCAGGCGCTGATTGCGGAAGGCCTGCCGGTACAGGAGGTGCAGCGGCTTTGCGATGTTCATGCAGCCGTTTTTAAAGGCAGCATTGAGGAAATTCATGCACCCGCCGATGCTTCCCAGATGCCCGGTCACCCTGCCCATACCCTCAAGGCAGAAAACAGAGCGCTTGAGCAGCTGATTACCGAAAAAATCCGCCCGGCGCTGCAAGCATTTTCAGACAGAAAGCTTGCTGCCGAGGAGCTCGCTGAAGAAATCGAAGCTCTAAAGCAGATTGATAAGCATTACCTGCGTAAAGAGAACCTGTTTTTCCCTTATATGGAACAGTACGGAATTACTGCTCCCCCTAAGGTTATGTGGGGTGTGGATGATGAAATACGTGCTCTGATTAAGGAAACCTCCGCCTTAGCCAAGGCCGGTGACAAGGCCATAGTGGCAAAGCTCGAAGAGACACTGACCCGTATAGAAGAAATGATTTTCAAGGAGGACAATATCCTCTTGCCTATGCTTCTGGAAACCTTGACCCCTCAGGAATGGAAGAATATTGCAGATGAAAGCGACGAGCTGGGCTACTGCCTGATTGACCTCCCTGTTTCATGGCAGCCTACAGCGGCGGCAGATGCTGTGTCGCCCCCCACAACACCGGAAAGCGGCGATATTGCCTTACCTACGGGATTTTTATCCGCCACGGAACTTACACATTTATTTAATGCCCTCCCTGTGGATATTACCTTTGTAGGAAAGGACGACACGGTACGCTATTTCTCTCAGGGTGCAGAGCGCGTGTTTCCCCGCACGAAGGCCATCATCGGCAGAGAGGTTGCCAATTGCCATCCCCCTGCCAGTGTCCACATTGTTGAAGGCATTATAGCCGACTTAAAGTCTGGCAAAAAGGATCACGAGGATTTTTGGATTAAAATGGGCGGCAAATATATCTATATTCGTTATTTTGCAGTACGAGATGAAAAGGGCGAATACCTCGGCGTACTTGAAGTCACTCAGGACATCGCATCTATTCAGCAGATTGAGGGCGAAAAGCGCCTTGTATCCGAATAA
- a CDS encoding ABC transporter ATP-binding protein, whose protein sequence is MSHNILEVKDLKVVYKTSDGLVEALNGVSLSLAPGETLGLVGETGAGKTTLAKSIMGLIPSPPGEISGGEILYNGQDILKISEQERRKIRGAEISMIFQDPMTSLNPVMPVGKQIEEAIHAHNKMTPSEGEEAAAKMLELVGIHRERMKEYPHQFSGGMKQRIIIAIALACNPKLLIADEPTTALDVTIQDQVLTMMGELKKKFQTSMIMITHDLGIVAQNCDNVAIIYAGEIVEYGSLREIFKNYKHPYTEGLFGSIPSLVEEVKRLTPIKGLVPDPMSLPKGCKFHPRCKYAVKECAKWNSFMIDIGGGHQVRCIKYKDGQAEETEE, encoded by the coding sequence ATGAGTCATAATATACTGGAAGTTAAGGATTTAAAGGTGGTATACAAAACCAGCGACGGTCTGGTAGAGGCTTTAAACGGCGTGAGCTTATCTTTGGCGCCGGGGGAGACGCTGGGCCTTGTGGGAGAGACGGGAGCAGGGAAAACAACCCTTGCAAAAAGCATCATGGGGCTTATTCCATCACCGCCGGGAGAAATTTCAGGCGGGGAGATTTTATATAACGGGCAGGATATCCTGAAAATTTCAGAGCAGGAAAGGAGAAAAATCAGAGGGGCTGAAATTTCCATGATTTTTCAGGACCCCATGACCTCTCTTAATCCTGTCATGCCTGTGGGAAAGCAGATAGAAGAGGCCATACACGCCCATAATAAAATGACCCCTTCCGAAGGGGAGGAAGCGGCGGCGAAAATGCTTGAGCTTGTGGGCATTCACAGGGAAAGAATGAAGGAATATCCCCATCAATTTTCCGGCGGCATGAAGCAGCGTATTATTATTGCCATAGCTCTTGCCTGCAATCCTAAATTATTGATTGCCGACGAGCCTACGACGGCGCTTGACGTTACAATTCAAGACCAGGTGCTGACTATGATGGGAGAGCTTAAAAAGAAGTTTCAGACTTCTATGATTATGATAACCCATGATTTAGGCATTGTGGCTCAAAACTGTGACAACGTTGCCATTATCTATGCCGGTGAAATTGTGGAATACGGTTCTTTACGGGAGATTTTTAAAAATTACAAGCATCCTTATACGGAAGGGCTTTTCGGTTCGATTCCAAGCCTTGTGGAAGAGGTTAAACGCCTTACACCGATTAAGGGGCTTGTGCCGGACCCTATGAGCCTTCCCAAGGGCTGTAAGTTTCATCCCAGGTGCAAATACGCCGTAAAAGAATGCGCCAAGTGGAACTCCTTTATGATAGACATAGGGGGAGGGCATCAGGTTCGATGCATCAAATACAAAGACGGGCAAGCCGAGGAAACGGAGGAATAG
- a CDS encoding ABC transporter ATP-binding protein encodes MSITNKEPVLKVKDLKKYFQTKKGLLHAVDNVSFAIGEGETLGVVGESGCGKSTLGRTILRLHEPTSGQVFFQGEDVAKFGKSRLKKVRSDMQIIFQDPYASLNPRMTVSQTIAYPLIIQKIISSKDKERLSKRVHELMDMVGLASRLVNTYPHELDGGRRQRIGIARALSLEPKFIVCDEPVSALDVSIQAQILNLMQDLQEKLGLTYMFITHDMSVVKHLSDKIAVMYLGQMVEISPVKELFKNPLHPYTQALLMAIPVPDPDYKVEKVPLEGELTSPINPKPGCRFAKRCRFAKPECTSADIPLKEVSPGHFVSCILH; translated from the coding sequence ATGTCAATTACCAATAAAGAGCCTGTATTAAAGGTAAAAGATTTGAAGAAATATTTCCAGACGAAAAAAGGCTTGCTCCATGCGGTAGACAATGTAAGCTTTGCCATCGGAGAAGGGGAAACTTTAGGGGTTGTGGGAGAGTCCGGCTGTGGAAAGTCTACCCTTGGCAGAACCATATTAAGGCTTCATGAGCCTACGTCGGGGCAGGTTTTCTTTCAGGGAGAAGATGTGGCTAAATTCGGAAAGTCCAGATTGAAAAAGGTCCGCTCCGACATGCAGATTATTTTTCAGGACCCTTATGCTTCCTTGAACCCTCGAATGACCGTAAGCCAAACCATAGCTTATCCTTTGATTATACAAAAAATCATCAGCAGCAAAGATAAGGAAAGGCTTTCTAAAAGGGTTCATGAGCTTATGGACATGGTGGGCCTTGCGTCCCGCCTGGTGAATACTTATCCTCATGAGCTTGACGGCGGCAGGCGCCAGAGAATCGGCATTGCCAGAGCGCTTTCACTGGAGCCCAAATTTATAGTATGTGATGAGCCCGTTTCAGCTCTTGACGTTTCAATACAGGCACAAATTCTCAATTTAATGCAGGACCTTCAGGAAAAGCTGGGGCTTACTTATATGTTCATAACCCATGATATGTCTGTGGTGAAACATTTATCGGATAAGATAGCCGTAATGTATCTGGGGCAGATGGTTGAGATTTCTCCTGTGAAGGAATTATTCAAAAATCCTCTCCACCCGTATACTCAGGCGCTGCTTATGGCGATACCCGTACCCGACCCTGATTACAAAGTGGAAAAAGTTCCTCTTGAAGGGGAGCTTACCTCTCCCATAAATCCAAAGCCCGGATGCCGGTTTGCAAAACGCTGCCGCTTTGCAAAGCCTGAATGCACAAGCGCAGATATCCCCCTTAAAGAAGTATCGCCTGGGCATTTTGTTTCGTGCATATTGCACTAG
- a CDS encoding ABC transporter substrate-binding protein: MRIKRILGMFIIFAMILSVAACGSSGEANKTSEKTVSDSLTIAVTADPTSLDPHVGKEIVAVILTNNIFATLLKLTSEGEVAPYVAESWKEIDSKTYEFKIREDIKFHDGSKLTAEDVKFSLDRAIESSYVSFIVNYIDSVDLIDEYNIRINLNSPYSGALINLTVPFAAIVPKAVVESNPNGFLEHPIGCGPYEFVEWSQGNQMKMKAFKDYFEEPAKTENVTFRIIPEASQRTIALENGEVDLVYDLAFNDISIIKENENLKLFESPSLNAWYVSMNVEDETLSNKLVRQALRYAVDPQAIIDSVLYGAGTVANSVIPPAAINYYKDAKYYTQDIEKAKQLLAEAGYPNGLELSLAVAEDVNRVAVCQVLQEQLKQIGVNVKIDIHDASTYYEHANKSEFQLAFYFWICSAGHADYSYSSLLHSSQKGAGGNRSFFDNPEVDKLIEEARQTMDREEIEKCYQQIEEIVYDESPNINLCYTNLIVAARNNVEGFIMHPAGYHNLETVIVNK, from the coding sequence ATGCGTATCAAAAGAATTTTGGGCATGTTCATAATCTTTGCAATGATTTTAAGCGTGGCTGCATGCGGCAGCTCCGGGGAAGCAAATAAAACATCAGAAAAAACGGTTTCAGATTCCTTGACCATTGCCGTAACTGCGGACCCCACTTCTTTGGACCCTCATGTAGGCAAGGAGATTGTTGCTGTTATCTTAACGAATAATATATTTGCTACCCTTCTTAAACTTACGTCGGAAGGAGAGGTTGCACCTTACGTTGCCGAAAGCTGGAAGGAGATAGACAGCAAAACTTACGAATTTAAAATAAGAGAAGACATAAAATTTCATGACGGAAGCAAGCTTACGGCTGAGGACGTAAAATTCTCTTTGGACAGGGCCATTGAGTCTTCTTATGTTTCTTTTATCGTAAATTACATTGACAGCGTAGACCTGATTGATGAATATAACATACGCATCAATCTGAACTCTCCTTATTCAGGCGCGCTTATTAATTTAACGGTTCCTTTTGCCGCCATCGTTCCAAAAGCTGTTGTAGAATCTAATCCCAATGGATTTCTTGAGCACCCCATCGGCTGCGGCCCTTACGAGTTTGTTGAATGGAGCCAAGGCAATCAAATGAAAATGAAGGCCTTTAAGGACTATTTTGAAGAGCCTGCAAAGACTGAAAACGTTACCTTCAGAATCATTCCCGAGGCATCTCAGAGAACAATTGCGCTTGAAAACGGAGAAGTTGACCTGGTATATGACCTTGCCTTTAATGATATTTCCATTATAAAAGAAAATGAGAACCTTAAGCTTTTTGAGAGCCCTTCTTTAAATGCATGGTATGTAAGCATGAATGTAGAAGACGAAACTTTATCCAATAAGCTTGTAAGGCAGGCCCTTAGATATGCTGTAGACCCTCAGGCTATCATCGACAGCGTCCTTTACGGAGCGGGAACAGTTGCCAATTCCGTAATTCCTCCGGCGGCCATTAATTATTACAAGGACGCTAAATACTATACCCAGGATATAGAAAAAGCAAAGCAGCTGCTGGCAGAAGCAGGATACCCCAACGGGCTTGAACTATCTCTTGCAGTTGCTGAGGACGTAAACCGTGTCGCCGTATGTCAGGTGCTTCAGGAGCAGCTTAAGCAGATAGGCGTGAATGTTAAAATAGATATTCACGACGCGAGTACATATTATGAGCATGCCAATAAAAGCGAATTTCAGCTGGCATTTTATTTCTGGATATGCTCGGCGGGCCATGCGGATTACTCCTATTCTTCCCTTCTTCATTCCTCTCAGAAGGGTGCCGGCGGAAACCGCAGTTTCTTCGATAATCCTGAAGTTGATAAATTAATAGAGGAAGCCCGCCAAACCATGGATAGAGAAGAAATTGAAAAATGCTATCAGCAAATAGAAGAAATTGTTTATGATGAAAGCCCGAATATAAATCTTTGCTACACAAATCTTATCGTTGCAGCACGAAACAATGTTGAGGGCTTTATTATGCACCCTGCCGGATATCATAATCTTGAGACGGTAATCGTAAATAAATAG
- a CDS encoding ABC transporter permease — translation MNKNIEISQKEDTALANQVTERTLLQETWRRFKKNRLAMAGMYFLIMLVIISVATVIVDIVTSNRIYDVYVTGQNLARRLEGPSLEHWFGIDEFGRDVLFRILWGTRNSLFMGVIAISAAMLTGGALGAIAGFYGGHTDNILMRLMDILLAMPPMLLALTMVAALGTSTVNVVIAVAISYIPTFARVLRASVLTVRDKEYIEAARAVGTGNARIILEFVIPNSLAPIIVQGTLGVAGAILTIASLSFVGLGVQPPLPEWGLMLSNARTYLREAWHITLIPGLAIMLTILSLNLMGDGLRDALDPKLKD, via the coding sequence ATGAATAAGAATATTGAAATATCCCAGAAGGAAGATACGGCTTTGGCAAATCAGGTGACGGAACGGACTCTCCTGCAGGAAACATGGCGCAGATTCAAGAAGAACCGCCTTGCCATGGCAGGCATGTATTTTCTGATTATGCTGGTAATTATCTCTGTTGCAACGGTAATCGTTGATATTGTTACAAGTAACAGAATCTATGATGTATATGTAACAGGCCAAAATTTAGCAAGAAGGCTTGAAGGCCCAAGCCTTGAGCATTGGTTCGGAATAGATGAATTCGGAAGAGACGTTCTTTTCAGAATCCTTTGGGGAACAAGAAATTCCCTCTTTATGGGGGTTATAGCAATCTCTGCCGCAATGCTCACAGGGGGAGCCCTTGGGGCAATCGCAGGCTTTTACGGAGGGCATACAGATAATATATTAATGCGGCTTATGGATATCCTTCTGGCTATGCCGCCTATGCTTCTGGCCCTTACGATGGTTGCGGCCCTTGGGACAAGCACCGTCAATGTAGTAATAGCCGTAGCCATTTCCTACATACCCACATTTGCGCGGGTTTTAAGGGCTTCGGTGCTTACCGTAAGAGATAAAGAATACATAGAGGCTGCCCGGGCAGTAGGCACGGGAAACGCCAGAATCATTCTGGAATTTGTAATCCCCAATTCCTTAGCGCCCATTATCGTGCAGGGGACATTAGGGGTTGCCGGAGCCATTCTTACCATCGCAAGCCTTTCTTTTGTGGGTCTTGGCGTACAGCCGCCCCTTCCGGAATGGGGCCTTATGCTTTCAAATGCCCGTACTTATCTTAGAGAGGCATGGCATATTACGCTGATACCCGGCCTTGCCATTATGCTTACGATATTGTCTCTGAATCTTATGGGGGACGGCCTTAGAGATGCCCTTGACCCTAAGCTTAAGGATTAG
- a CDS encoding creatininase family protein: protein MRLKYSTWPKAQAYFKNNDMVIIGIGSIECHGTHLPLGTDIIIPDNLIDSIEQKSDIMIAPSIPYGACDYFMGFPGSISLGGGLLYQVLSKIVDGLYSAGARKFIFLNGHGGNIPSLEAIGCDISKKGGLAAIMNWWLMAWEFNPEWKGGHAGGEETAAIMAICPESVDWQAVKDGGMTDVSKNIKAKGLKTVSFKNIELVLPRYISKATDNGWVGPDHPNTATEEWGRNMLDKISEYIVEFIEEFKTAELGIEEESLEI from the coding sequence ATGCGTTTAAAATACAGTACATGGCCTAAAGCACAGGCATATTTTAAAAACAATGACATGGTTATCATAGGAATCGGAAGCATAGAATGCCATGGAACTCATCTGCCTTTAGGAACGGATATTATCATTCCTGATAACCTTATTGACAGTATAGAACAAAAATCAGATATTATGATTGCTCCCAGCATACCCTATGGGGCCTGCGATTATTTTATGGGCTTTCCCGGAAGCATTTCCTTAGGCGGCGGATTGCTGTATCAGGTTCTTTCTAAAATTGTTGACGGCCTTTATTCAGCAGGGGCCAGAAAGTTCATATTTTTAAACGGTCACGGCGGAAACATTCCTTCTCTTGAAGCTATAGGCTGCGATATCAGCAAAAAAGGCGGTTTAGCCGCCATTATGAATTGGTGGCTGATGGCATGGGAATTTAACCCTGAGTGGAAGGGCGGGCATGCCGGCGGTGAAGAGACGGCGGCCATTATGGCTATTTGCCCTGAAAGCGTAGATTGGCAGGCCGTTAAAGACGGCGGAATGACCGATGTAAGTAAAAATATTAAGGCGAAAGGGCTTAAAACAGTTTCTTTTAAAAACATAGAACTCGTGCTTCCAAGATATATTTCAAAGGCCACGGATAACGGCTGGGTAGGCCCCGATCATCCCAATACGGCTACGGAAGAATGGGGAAGAAATATGCTTGATAAAATCAGTGAATATATAGTAGAATTTATAGAGGAATTTAAAACGGCAGAGCTTGGAATAGAAGAAGAAAGCCTTGAAATTTAG